Below is a genomic region from bacterium.
ATCACCCCTTTCCATCTACTTTAAAGTTTCTTGTGACAGAACCACCAATCAAAGCATTCGTATTCTTTAAGGCGTTTTTTAGCTGTCTCCTCGTCGGATGCGGGCGGTATTATCACTTCATCGCCAACGAGTTCATTCTCCGGCCAGTTGGCGGGCATCGCGACACCCTCCTTATCCGAAATCTGCAGAGCCTTGACAGCGCGAAGAATCTCGTCCATATTGCGCCCGAGCTCCTGAGGATAATATATTATGGCCCTTACCGTACCTTTCGGGTCAACGATAAAGACCGCGCGAACGGTATTGGTCCCCTTGGCAGGATGAATAAGTCCGAGTTGCGTCGAAACATTGCCCACATCGTCCGCAATAATCGGGAATTTAATTTCCACATTGAGTTTGTCTTTGATCCATTCAACCCATTTGATGTGCGAGAACACCTGGTCGATGGACAGCCCTATGAGCTCACACCCAAGTTTCTGGAACTCGTCGTATCGCCTCTGGAACGCGACGAACTCAGTAGTGCAAACCGGCGTGAAATCTGCCGGATGACTGAACAGAACGAACCATTTCCCCTTGAACGCATCGGGGAGTTTCATCTTACCGTGAGTCGTTTGAACCTCAAGTTCGGGGAACTTTTCCCCAAGGAGTGGTATGCCTTTCACCTCTGCCATCTTACACCTCCTCGTTTTTTGTTAATGGTACATATTTTCGCTGTTTATGTGGATGTATCC
It encodes:
- a CDS encoding peroxiredoxin, encoding MKGIPLLGEKFPELEVQTTHGKMKLPDAFKGKWFVLFSHPADFTPVCTTEFVAFQRRYDEFQKLGCELIGLSIDQVFSHIKWVEWIKDKLNVEIKFPIIADDVGNVSTQLGLIHPAKGTNTVRAVFIVDPKGTVRAIIYYPQELGRNMDEILRAVKALQISDKEGVAMPANWPENELVGDEVIIPPASDEETAKKRLKEYECFDWWFCHKKL